The Cylindrospermopsis curvispora GIHE-G1 genome contains a region encoding:
- the tsf gene encoding translation elongation factor Ts — protein MAEISAKLVQELRQKTGAGMMDCKKALSETQGNIDEAIDWLRKKGIASAGKKSDRVTAEGLVDIYTTPDGNRGVLIEVNCQTDFVARNDAFKLLVKNLAKQAINANNVTSLLAQPYIENASVTVDEYIKETIATLGENIQVRRFVNFSLEDAPGAIDGYIHTGGRVGVLVSIIVDTGTAAANEEVKSLAKNTAMQVAACPNVEYVSVDKIPDQVVQKEKEIEMGKEDLGNKPANIKEKIVQGRIDKRLREMTLLDQPYIRDQNISVADLIRQVESQVSGKIKVHEFVRYILGEGIEKQESNFAEEVAAQIGTK, from the coding sequence ATGGCAGAAATATCAGCAAAACTCGTGCAAGAGCTACGCCAAAAAACTGGTGCAGGCATGATGGACTGTAAAAAGGCTCTAAGTGAAACTCAGGGCAATATAGACGAAGCTATAGATTGGCTAAGAAAAAAAGGTATTGCTTCAGCGGGTAAGAAGAGCGATCGCGTGACTGCGGAAGGGTTAGTGGACATCTATACTACACCGGATGGGAATAGGGGGGTACTAATAGAGGTTAACTGTCAAACAGATTTTGTTGCCAGAAACGACGCTTTTAAGTTATTAGTTAAGAACTTAGCTAAACAAGCGATAAATGCTAACAATGTAACATCTTTACTGGCCCAACCCTATATTGAAAATGCCAGCGTCACCGTAGATGAATATATCAAGGAAACCATTGCTACCCTCGGTGAAAATATTCAGGTGCGTCGCTTTGTCAACTTTTCCCTGGAGGATGCACCCGGAGCAATAGATGGATATATTCACACTGGTGGTAGAGTGGGTGTGTTAGTTTCCATTATTGTTGATACAGGAACCGCTGCGGCGAACGAAGAGGTGAAAAGCCTAGCTAAGAACACTGCAATGCAAGTAGCAGCTTGTCCCAATGTGGAATATGTAAGTGTGGACAAAATTCCTGACCAGGTTGTCCAAAAGGAAAAAGAGATTGAAATGGGTAAGGAAGATCTGGGCAATAAGCCAGCCAACATTAAAGAAAAGATTGTTCAAGGAAGAATTGACAAACGTCTTAGAGAAATGACCCTGTTAGATCAACCTTATATCCGGGACCAAAATATATCTGTAGCAGACCTAATTAGACAAGTGGAATCCCAAGTGTCCGGAAAAATCAAAGTACATGAGTTTGTTCGCTACATATTAGGTGAAGGTATTGAAAAGCAAGAAAGCAACTTTGCCGAAGAGGTAGCTGCTCAAATTGGCACTAAGTAA
- the recG gene encoding ATP-dependent DNA helicase RecG: protein MTNQTPDWRRLYKALSIEADSGFGDLVGKQYRFSEFISLTFSQFPEGLPGEEKLHWDYITSQFIQYPHLAIEIREKLVKDLGTYLGQLQDRLQCQLKDIESSAKLVKTTPLVNEVNHKPAPKIDQKLRDLPEIGIKRAENLYRLELVTVRDLLFYYPRDYIDYARQVNIRELQGGETVTIIGEVRRCNCFTSPKNQKLSILELILKDQTGQLKVSRFYAGSRFSSKGWQESLKRRYTPGTLVAACGLVKPSRYGLTLDNPEIEVLANSGDAIDSFTIGRVVPIYSLTEGVVANAVRQAVMAVLPSAKSLQDPLPPGLRKKYNLIELKQAIPNIHFPQDSDTLKMARRRLVFDEFFYLQVGLLQRQKQAKANQASAILAPSGKLLDQFHEILPFKFTNAQQRVINDILNDLQKPIPMNRLVQGDVGSGKTVVAVVAILTAIQSGYQAALMAPTEVLAEQHYRKLVTWFNLLHLPVELLTGSTKTSKRREIHSQLETGELPLLVGTHALIQDKVKFHRLGLVVIDEQHRFGVEQRAKLQQKGEQPHVLTMTATPIPRTLALTVHGDLDVSQIDELPPGRQQIKTSLLTGHQRPQAYDLIRREIAQGRQVYVVLPLVEESEKLDLRSAIDEYQKLQETVFPTFQVGLLHGKMTSTEKEEAINKFRDNQTQILVSTTVVEVGVDVPNATVMLIEHAERFGLSQLHQLRGRVGRGVAQSYCLLMSSSRNPDAQQRLKVLEQSQDGFFISEMDMRFRGPGEVMGTRQSGVADFTLASLVEDEEVLLLARQAAERVIDMDVSLERWPLMKDELQYRYKRLMEGAILT from the coding sequence ATGACTAATCAAACACCTGACTGGAGAAGACTGTATAAGGCATTATCAATAGAGGCCGATTCCGGTTTTGGGGATTTGGTGGGTAAACAATACCGCTTTAGTGAATTTATTAGTTTAACCTTTAGCCAGTTTCCAGAGGGTTTACCAGGGGAAGAGAAATTACATTGGGACTATATAACCTCTCAATTTATCCAATATCCCCATTTAGCCATAGAAATCCGAGAGAAATTAGTCAAGGACTTAGGAACCTATCTGGGTCAGTTACAAGACCGATTACAATGCCAATTAAAAGATATCGAATCGTCTGCCAAATTGGTGAAAACCACTCCCCTTGTGAATGAAGTTAACCACAAACCAGCTCCAAAAATCGATCAAAAACTTCGTGATTTACCGGAAATTGGCATCAAAAGAGCCGAAAATCTGTACCGGTTAGAATTGGTAACCGTCAGAGATCTGTTGTTTTATTATCCACGGGATTATATTGATTATGCACGTCAGGTAAATATTCGAGAATTACAAGGAGGTGAAACCGTAACCATCATTGGGGAGGTCAGACGTTGTAATTGTTTTACCAGTCCTAAAAATCAGAAATTGTCAATTTTAGAACTGATATTAAAAGACCAAACTGGACAATTAAAGGTTAGTAGATTTTACGCTGGTTCCCGCTTTAGTAGCAAAGGTTGGCAAGAAAGTTTGAAGCGACGTTATACGCCTGGTACTTTGGTTGCAGCTTGTGGTTTAGTCAAGCCTAGTAGATATGGACTAACATTAGATAATCCAGAAATAGAAGTGTTAGCCAATTCCGGTGATGCTATAGACTCTTTCACCATTGGTAGGGTTGTACCAATTTATAGTTTAACAGAGGGTGTGGTTGCTAACGCAGTCAGACAAGCAGTAATGGCAGTTTTGCCATCTGCCAAAAGTTTGCAAGATCCTTTACCACCTGGTCTACGTAAAAAATACAACTTAATTGAATTAAAACAGGCAATTCCTAACATTCATTTTCCCCAAGATAGTGACACCTTGAAAATGGCCAGGAGAAGGTTAGTATTTGATGAATTTTTCTACTTACAAGTAGGTTTATTACAAAGGCAAAAACAAGCTAAAGCTAACCAAGCTAGTGCTATTCTTGCACCTAGTGGCAAATTATTGGATCAATTTCATGAAATTTTACCTTTTAAATTTACTAACGCCCAACAAAGAGTGATTAATGATATCCTAAATGACTTACAAAAGCCCATACCCATGAATCGTTTGGTACAAGGCGATGTAGGTTCAGGTAAAACTGTTGTTGCTGTAGTTGCCATTTTAACAGCCATTCAATCAGGTTATCAAGCAGCCTTAATGGCACCTACAGAAGTATTAGCAGAACAACATTATCGTAAATTAGTAACTTGGTTTAATCTTTTGCACTTACCAGTAGAATTACTAACTGGCTCTACTAAAACTAGCAAAAGAAGAGAAATTCACTCCCAATTAGAAACGGGAGAATTACCTCTTCTGGTGGGAACCCATGCTTTAATTCAAGACAAGGTGAAATTTCACCGTTTAGGTCTAGTCGTGATTGATGAACAGCACCGATTTGGCGTAGAACAAAGGGCTAAATTACAACAAAAAGGGGAACAACCTCACGTCCTAACCATGACTGCTACACCCATTCCTAGAACTTTAGCATTAACAGTACATGGAGATTTGGATGTAAGTCAAATTGATGAGTTACCACCAGGAAGACAACAAATCAAAACTTCTCTCCTCACAGGTCATCAAAGACCACAAGCTTACGATTTAATTAGAAGAGAAATTGCCCAAGGTAGACAAGTATATGTAGTTTTACCCCTGGTAGAAGAGTCAGAAAAATTAGATTTACGTTCAGCTATAGATGAATATCAAAAATTACAAGAAACTGTTTTCCCCACTTTTCAAGTGGGATTATTGCATGGAAAAATGACTTCCACAGAAAAAGAAGAAGCTATTAATAAGTTCCGAGATAACCAAACCCAAATTTTGGTTTCTACTACTGTGGTAGAAGTAGGGGTAGACGTACCTAATGCTACTGTGATGTTAATTGAACATGCGGAGAGATTTGGACTGTCCCAGTTACACCAACTGCGGGGACGTGTGGGTAGAGGTGTGGCCCAGTCCTATTGTCTCTTAATGAGTAGTTCCAGAAACCCGGATGCTCAACAACGATTGAAGGTTTTAGAGCAGTCACAAGATGGGTTTTTTATTTCTGAAATGGATATGCGCTTTCGCGGTCCAGGAGAGGTCATGGGAACTCGTCAATCTGGAGTGGCAGATTTTACTCTTGCTAGTTTAGTGGAAGACGAGGAAGTATTGCTGTTAGCGCGACAAGCAGCGGAAAGGGTGATTGACATGGATGTTAGTTTAGAGCGTTGGCCATTGATGAAGGATGAGTTACAGTACAGGTATAAGCGTTTAATGGAAGGGGCAATTTTGACCTAG
- the purH gene encoding bifunctional phosphoribosylaminoimidazolecarboxamide formyltransferase/IMP cyclohydrolase, protein MARLALISVSNKTGIVNLARTLVEEFQFDIVSSGGTAKTLKEAGIPVTKVSDYTGFPEILGGRVKTLHPRIHGGILARRDIPQDMIDLENNQVLPIDLVVVNLYPFEETIAQSDTTLAQAVEQIDIGGPAMLRAASKNFAHLTVLCHPEQYSSYLQQLRENGSVSLEFRQKCALQGFSHTASYDHAIATYLSERENPSLSENDLTENYSIAGKRIQTLRYGENPHQPATWYGTGSKPTGWTSAIKLQGKELSYNNLVDLEAARQIIAEFTDLPAATIIKHNNPCGTAEADTIFTAYQNAYNADSVSAFGGIVALNRPIDTPTALELTKTFLECVVAPDCDQEAQGILNKKGNVRVLILPDLWSGPKETVKAIAGGLLVQTADDTIADSAKWQVVTKVKPTPEELAELLFAWKVCKHVKSNAIVISKQRTTLGVGAGQMNRVGSTKIALEQAGAGTKGAVLASDGFFPFDDTVRTAAAAGITAIVQPGGSLRDQDSIKAADELGLSMVMTGVRHFLH, encoded by the coding sequence ATGGCCCGTCTGGCATTAATAAGTGTATCTAATAAAACAGGTATAGTTAACTTGGCCCGTACCTTAGTAGAGGAATTTCAGTTTGATATTGTTAGTAGTGGAGGAACAGCCAAAACCCTGAAGGAAGCTGGCATACCTGTCACTAAAGTATCTGATTACACTGGATTCCCTGAAATATTAGGGGGTCGGGTTAAAACTCTTCATCCTCGTATACATGGTGGTATTTTAGCACGACGTGACATTCCTCAGGATATGATAGACCTGGAAAATAATCAGGTTCTTCCCATTGATCTGGTTGTTGTTAATTTATATCCCTTTGAAGAGACTATTGCCCAGTCTGATACTACCCTGGCTCAAGCAGTAGAGCAAATTGATATTGGTGGTCCAGCAATGTTGCGCGCTGCATCCAAGAACTTTGCCCATTTAACGGTATTATGTCATCCCGAACAATATAGTAGTTATTTACAACAATTACGGGAAAATGGATCAGTTTCCCTGGAATTTCGCCAAAAATGCGCCTTGCAGGGATTCTCGCACACAGCTAGTTATGATCATGCGATCGCAACTTATCTCTCAGAGAGAGAAAATCCCAGTTTATCTGAAAATGACCTGACAGAAAACTACAGTATTGCGGGTAAGCGAATTCAAACCCTACGTTATGGTGAAAATCCTCATCAACCTGCAACCTGGTATGGGACAGGTAGTAAGCCAACTGGTTGGACTTCAGCAATAAAGTTGCAAGGTAAGGAACTTAGCTATAATAATTTAGTAGATTTAGAAGCTGCTAGACAAATTATTGCTGAATTTACAGATCTGCCAGCAGCGACAATTATTAAACATAATAATCCCTGTGGAACTGCTGAAGCTGATACTATTTTTACTGCTTATCAAAATGCCTACAATGCTGATAGTGTATCGGCTTTTGGTGGAATTGTCGCCCTCAATCGCCCTATTGATACTCCAACTGCATTGGAACTAACTAAGACATTTCTAGAATGCGTAGTTGCTCCCGATTGTGATCAAGAAGCACAAGGGATTTTAAATAAAAAGGGTAATGTGCGAGTCTTAATTTTACCAGACCTATGGAGTGGACCAAAGGAAACAGTCAAAGCAATAGCAGGTGGTCTTCTAGTACAAACTGCTGATGATACAATTGCTGATAGTGCTAAATGGCAGGTTGTCACTAAAGTTAAACCTACTCCAGAAGAATTGGCAGAATTACTATTCGCTTGGAAAGTTTGCAAGCATGTCAAATCTAATGCTATTGTAATCAGTAAACAGAGAACCACTCTAGGTGTGGGTGCAGGCCAAATGAATCGGGTTGGTTCAACCAAAATAGCTCTAGAACAAGCGGGAGCAGGAACTAAAGGTGCTGTTTTAGCCAGTGATGGTTTTTTCCCCTTCGACGATACAGTGAGAACAGCTGCTGCTGCTGGTATTACTGCTATTGTGCAACCAGGAGGAAGTTTACGAGATCAAGATTCCATCAAAGCTGCTGACGAGCTTGGTTTATCAATGGTGATGACTGGTGTGAGGCATTTTTTGCATTAG
- the rpsB gene encoding 30S ribosomal protein S2, with protein MPVVSLAQMMESGVHFGHQTRRWNPKMSPYIYTARNGVHIIDLVQTAQLMDDAYNYMRTQAEQGKKFLFVGTKRQAAGIIAQEANRCGSHYINQRWLGGMLTNWATIKTRADRLKDLERREENGALDLLPKKEASMLRREMSKLQKYLGGIKNMRKVPDVVIIVDQRREYNAVQECQKLGIPIVSMLDTNCDPDTVDIPIPANDDAIRSIKLIVGKLADAIYEGRHGQLEVESDYEDYESAEEDYEYDESEFVDSFSDDDDEE; from the coding sequence ATGCCCGTAGTTTCTTTGGCTCAAATGATGGAGTCGGGAGTTCACTTTGGTCATCAAACCAGACGTTGGAACCCCAAAATGTCTCCCTATATATACACTGCTCGCAATGGAGTACATATCATTGATTTGGTGCAAACAGCACAGTTAATGGATGATGCATATAATTATATGCGTACTCAAGCAGAACAGGGGAAAAAGTTCTTGTTTGTAGGCACAAAGAGACAAGCAGCAGGGATTATTGCCCAAGAAGCTAACCGTTGTGGTTCTCACTACATTAACCAGCGTTGGTTGGGTGGAATGCTTACCAACTGGGCAACGATTAAAACCAGAGCAGACCGTCTCAAGGATTTAGAACGGCGAGAAGAAAATGGTGCCTTGGATTTATTGCCTAAGAAAGAAGCTTCAATGCTGAGGCGAGAAATGTCTAAGCTACAAAAATACTTAGGTGGCATTAAGAACATGCGAAAAGTACCCGATGTGGTGATAATTGTTGACCAAAGACGGGAGTATAATGCTGTTCAGGAATGTCAAAAACTGGGTATTCCCATTGTTTCTATGCTGGATACCAATTGTGATCCGGATACGGTAGATATTCCTATCCCAGCTAATGATGATGCTATCCGCTCTATTAAGCTCATTGTGGGTAAATTAGCGGATGCCATTTATGAGGGTCGTCATGGTCAATTGGAAGTAGAATCTGATTATGAGGACTACGAAAGTGCTGAGGAAGATTACGAATACGACGAATCGGAGTTTGTGGACTCTTTCTCAGATGACGATGATGAAGAATAA
- the recF gene encoding DNA replication/repair protein RecF (All proteins in this family for which functions are known are DNA-binding proteins that assist the filamentation of RecA onto DNA for the initiation of recombination or recombinational repair.) has protein sequence MYLQSLELRHFRNYQEQKVEFTAPKTILVGNNAQGKSNLLESVELLATLRSHRLGKDRDFIQEGAEIAQVSAILERITGVNDLTLHLRRNGRRSVAINGEKVRRQMDFLGILNAVEFSSLDLELVRGSPAIRRTWLDTLLVQLEPVYAHILHQYNQVLRQRNAFLKTSQQTGIKNHDSELAIWDAQLVTTGTKVMRRRNRAIQRLAPIATDWHSSISGKTEKLQINYMPNVPIPIDEQQELPHFFLDRVQQHSAIESYRGTTLVGPHRDEIELIVNGTPARQYASQGQQRTLVLALKLAELQLIEEVVNDTPLLLLDDVLAELDLSRQNQLLDAIQDRFQTLITTTHLGAFDAQWLNSSQILFVKSGTISK, from the coding sequence ATGTATTTACAATCTTTAGAGCTGCGACATTTTCGCAATTATCAGGAACAAAAAGTTGAGTTTACAGCACCGAAAACCATCTTAGTTGGTAATAATGCCCAGGGAAAATCTAATTTATTGGAGTCAGTGGAGTTATTGGCCACATTAAGATCCCATCGTTTGGGTAAGGATCGTGATTTTATTCAGGAGGGTGCAGAAATAGCACAAGTCAGTGCGATATTAGAAAGAATAACGGGAGTCAATGATTTAACCTTACATTTGCGTCGAAATGGTCGTCGCAGCGTGGCTATAAATGGAGAGAAAGTTCGCAGACAAATGGATTTTCTGGGTATTTTAAATGCCGTAGAATTTTCTAGTTTAGACTTAGAATTAGTGAGGGGTAGTCCCGCCATTCGTCGGACTTGGTTAGACACTCTCTTAGTGCAGTTGGAACCCGTATATGCCCATATCTTGCATCAATATAACCAGGTCCTGCGTCAACGTAATGCATTTTTAAAAACCAGTCAACAGACGGGAATCAAAAATCATGATTCTGAATTAGCAATTTGGGACGCCCAGTTAGTCACTACGGGAACAAAAGTTATGAGAAGGCGAAATAGGGCAATTCAGAGACTAGCACCCATTGCGACAGATTGGCATTCGAGTATTAGCGGTAAAACGGAAAAACTACAAATCAACTATATGCCCAATGTACCAATACCAATAGATGAACAACAAGAATTACCACATTTTTTTTTGGACAGAGTGCAACAGCATTCTGCTATAGAATCATATCGGGGTACAACTTTAGTTGGACCTCACCGAGATGAAATAGAATTAATAGTTAATGGAACTCCCGCTCGTCAATATGCTTCCCAAGGTCAACAGCGTACATTGGTTTTAGCGTTAAAATTGGCGGAACTACAGTTAATTGAAGAAGTGGTTAATGATACTCCTTTACTATTATTGGATGATGTGTTGGCAGAATTAGATCTTTCGCGCCAAAATCAATTATTGGATGCTATTCAAGATCGGTTTCAGACTTTAATTACGACCACTCATTTGGGAGCATTTGATGCCCAATGGCTAAATTCTTCACAAATTCTCTTTGTCAAATCCGGAACAATTTCTAAATAA
- a CDS encoding VOC family protein — translation MEIIQSLHTTILVTDLEKSEQFYGTILGLAKIERPLKYPGVWYQIGHHQIHLILAPSVPTQNQNHKWSLNPHIAFSVLDLTTAQLELQNQNVTFQTSSSGRRAIFIQDPDGNIVELAQAG, via the coding sequence ATGGAAATCATTCAAAGTCTCCACACCACCATACTGGTCACTGACTTAGAAAAGTCAGAACAATTTTATGGCACTATATTAGGACTGGCTAAAATTGAACGCCCCCTGAAATATCCAGGTGTATGGTATCAAATTGGTCACCATCAAATACATTTAATTCTTGCTCCATCTGTTCCTACTCAAAACCAAAATCACAAATGGAGTCTGAATCCCCATATAGCTTTCTCTGTTCTAGATTTGACCACAGCACAGCTAGAACTACAAAACCAGAATGTGACCTTTCAAACCAGCTCATCCGGTCGTCGCGCCATTTTTATCCAAGATCCAGATGGTAATATTGTGGAGCTGGCCCAAGCAGGATAA